One Flavobacterium cerinum genomic window, ATTCCGTTTCCGGTAAAGCTGTTGTATCAAAATGATCCGGTCGTTGGAAATCATCATGTGATTTCTTTTTACCCTGTGCTTTTTTCATCGCTTCACCTACCTGATTTGAAGCGGTAAACGAAGCTACCATGTTATTTAACATATCACTTCCGGCTTGTGGTGAATTCGGTAATAAAATCAAGTTAGAGTTTGTATCGGAACCGATTGCCTGTAGCGTATCATAATGTTGTGTTACAACAATCAAAGCAGAAGCTTCCTGTGAATTGATTCCTACTTTGTTTAATACATCCACACTTTCTACTAATCCGCGTGCAATTTCGCGACGCTGATCGGCAATACCCTGACCTTGTAAACGTTTACTTTCTGCTTCTGCTTTTGCTTTCGCTACAATACGGATTCGGCTCGCTTCTGCTTCATATTCGGCTGCCGTTTTTTCACGATCGGCCGCATTAATACGGTTCATTGCATTTTTAACCTGAATATCCGGATCAATATCTGTAATTAATGTATTGATTATATCATATCCGTAAGTCGTCATCGCCTCATTTAATTCACGTTTAACAGCGATTGCGATATCATCTTTTCTTTCAAAAACATCATCCAGTTTTAATTTCGGAACCTCGGCACGAACTACGTCAAATACATACGATGTAATCTGATCATGTGGATATTCCAATTTATAAAAGGCATCATATACTTTTTCCTGAATTACTTTAAACTGAACCGAAACTTTCATTTTAACGAATACGTTATCTTTTGTTTTCGTTTCAATAATTACATCCAATTGCTGAATTCTCAAATTTACTTTTCCTGCAATACGATCGATAACCGGAATTTTTAACTGTAAACCGGAATGACGAATGCTGTTGAACTTCCCAAAACGTTCCACAATCGCAGAACTTTGCTGTTTAACCGTAAAAAAGGAGGCTAAAAATAGAAATACGATAATAAAAATAATAACGTAACTAAACATAAAATGTAATTTTTAATGGTTTATTCGGTTAAGATACGAAATTCTATAAAAAAACCTCCTAAAAAGGAGGCTTCGTCTTTATAATGTACTAATCGCTTTCTGCAATCGGTTAATCGTTTCTTCTTTTCCGATCATTTCGACTATATCGAACAAATGCGGGCCTTTTAAGGCTCCTACAAGACTTAAACGGAACGGTTGCATCACTTTACCCATTCCAATCTCATTTTTCGTCATCCAGTCCTTTACAATCGTTTCTATGTTTGCTGATGTAAAATCGCCTATATTTTCTAATACGGAAATTAACTCCTGCATTATCGAACCGGTATCTTCTTTCCAGTTTTTGGATGCCTTTTCATCATAAGTAACCGGAGCTGTAAAAAAGTAATCCGATAATTCATATAGATCCGTTACAAAAGTAGCACGCTCTTTTACAAGACTCACCACTTTTTCAACATACGGACGCTCTTTGTTAATTTCTTTTTCTTTTAAAATTATATCGAATTTTTCAGCTAATGACGCATCAGATTGTTTTACAAGATAATGATGGTTAAACCATTTGTTCTTTTCCGGATCAAATTTTGCTCCTGCTTTATGAACACGGTTTAAATCAAATTTTGCTACTAATTCATCTAATGTGAATAACTCCTGATCGGTTCCGTCATTCCATCCTAATAAAGCCAGGAAATTAACAACCGCTTCCGGGAAGAATCCTTTTTCTCTGTAACCGGACGATTTTTCCTGTGTAACCGGATCGATCCAATCCAAAGGGAATACCGGAAATCCTAATTTATCACCATCACGTTTTGATAATTTTCCGTTTCCAACCGGTTTTAAAATCAAAGGTAAATGGGCGAATTTCGGTGCTTCCCAACCAAATGCTTTGTATAATAATTCATGTAAGGGTAGGGAAGGTAACCATTCTTCTCCACGGATCACATGTGATGTTTCCATTAAATGGTCATCTACAATATTCGCCAGGTGGTAAGTTGGCATACCATCACTTTTAAACAATACCTTATCATCTAATAAATTCGTTTCAAACTTGATATCGCCACGAATCATATCATTTAAATGTAATGTTTCATCTACCGGTGTTTTAAAACGGATAACATATTCTTCTCCGTTATTAATACGCTCTGCTACTTTTTCAGCAGAATGGGTAAGTGAATTATCCAGCTGTTGTCTAACCGTATGATTGTAAATGAATGTTTTACCTTGTTCTTCAGCCGATTTTCTTAAAGCATCCAGACTTTCTGCGGTATCAAAAGCATAATACGCCCAACCGTTATTGAGTAACAAATCAGCATATTCCTTATATAAAGGTTTACGTTCACTTTGACGGTACGGACCGAATTTTTCATTTTTACCGATGGTTTCATCCGGTGCTATACCCAACCACTCTAAAGCTTCCATAATATAAGCTTCTGCGCCGGGTACAAAACGGTTTTGATCGGTATCTTCAATACGCAGGTAAAATGTACCGCCGTTCTTCTTAGCAAATAAATAATTAAATAAAGCGGTTCTAACACCACCTATATGTAAAGGTCCTGTAGGACTGGGTGCAAATCGCACACGAACTGGCTTTGACATTTTTTAAAAATTTTACGCAAAGATACAATTATGCTACTTCCTATCGAATTATTTTACGGCATACTGTTTATAAATAGGTTCATTTATTGTTTATCCTATTTTAAAAGTATTTTTTATAATCATTACCGATAAAAATACCTTTGTATTATCAAATTGATAACATTCCGGAATAGCTATTATATTTAATACCGTTTATTAAAAATAAAAAATGATAATTCATCAACGTAAAAGACTGTTAATCAGTAAACTTTTTATCATTTTAACATTAAAAGTAAGCAATGTTAATACAATTTTACATTACGTTGATTTTCAGTTAATTAAAAATTAACATACATTGTTTATAACTTTAAATAGAAAATTATAAAAGATTTTTGGTTGTATCCGAAAATTTACTAATCCAAAACCGAAATGAGAAAACCAAATCTATTTTTTAAAATTTGTTTTTTACTTATCAAAAGTTAGTTGATAGTTATTAACAGAAATTAACAAGTAAACTTATTAATAAAAATTATTAAAACCAGTTTATCCACTATTGTTAATAACGTTTTAAAAAGTATTCATTTTAAATGGTTTATCGACAAACAACACTGTTAATAAACCGGTATAAAATTGTATAACTGGAAAACAATACTAAAATCAGAAAAGTTATTCTAACAATTAACAAGCTATAATAACAATCATTTTTTTTAAAATTTTAAAAGAATTCTTTTTTATTATTTTAATGTTTGTTAACAACTTCGTTCGCTTTCTTCTTTTCTCTTTCTTTCAATTGTCTTTGTTTCGATTATTTAATTCCGTTTGTCCTTCTGAAAAATAGTTAATAACGTTTCGATTAAAATTGTAATTTTATCGGTTATAAATAAATTTTGAGAATTTGGAAACAAGAGAACTGATATTTCTAAAGCTTGAAAACTTTATAAAGAAGTTTTACACAAATGAATTACTGAAAGGGATAATTCTTTTTATCGGTTTCGGATTACTGTATTTTATTGTCACGTTGCTCGTGGAACATTTCTTATGGTTGTCTCCGAAAGGTAGAACGGTATTGTTTTGGTTGTTCATACTTGTAGAAGTTTTCTTTTTACTTCGCTTTATCTTGTTTCCGTTGTTTAAACTTTTTAAATTACAGAAAGGCATCGACTATAGTCAGGCTTCTCTTATTATCGGTAATCACTTTACTGAGGTAAACGATAAACTGACTAATTTTTTACAGCTCTATAGTCAATCGGATAAATCGGAATTATTACTGGCTTCAATTGAACAAAAGGCAACTTCGTTAAACCCGGTTCCGTTTGGAAATGCAATTAATTTTAAGAAGAATGTCAAGTATCTTCCGTATGCTATTATTCCATTGTTGTGTTTAATATTTTTTATGGTTTCCGGAAATTCCAATCTGATTACGGAAAGCTTGGATCGGGTAGTACATTACAAAAAAGAATTTACACCTCCGGCTCCCTTTTCTTTTCAGATTTTGAATAAGGATTTAAAAGCGGAACAAGGTCAGGATTTTTTATTACAGGTAAAGACCAATGGAAGTGTTATACCTGAAAATGCGATGATTTCAGTAGGGAATGAAACGTATTATCTGGAAACGGTTAAACCTGGTGTTTTCAAATACCAATTTCAAAAATTAAATAAGAATACAGAATTCAAATTGGTTGCTAATGAAGTAGTTTCAAATACGTATCAGTTAAATGTGGTTGCTGTTCCTACTATTGCCAATTTTGAGATGATTCTGAATTATCCTGCTTATTTGGGTAAAAAATCAGAATTAATACAAGGTAGTGGTAATGCAATTGTACCTGAAGGAACAACTATCACCTGGAAAGTAAATGCTTTGGCTACCAGTAAAGTAGAATGGAAAGATGCTTTAGGAAGTAATATGTTTACTAAAAATGAAAACCTTTTCAATTTATCAAAAAAAATACTTCAAAATACAGAATACCAAATACTTACTTCAAATGAAAAAGTAACGGATCACGAAAAATTACAATATCAGATCACTACGGTTAAAGATCAGTTTCCTACAATTTCTGTACAATCGGCTCCGGATACTTTAAAGTTGAAAAAAAATATGGTTATTGGTCAGGTATCAGATGATTATGGACTTACCAAATTGTATGTTGTGTATTATCCTAAAGCCAAGCCAACCCAAATTTCAAAAGGTGCTATTCCGGTTAAGCGTGAAACATTTGATCAGTTTGTTTATACATTCCCTAACGGATTGAATATTGAACCGGGTGTTGACTATGATTACTACTTTGAGATTTTTGATAACGATGCCATTCATAATTTTAAAAGTTCAAAATCTACAGTGTTTTCACATCGTGAATTAACAGCTGATGAAAAAGAAGATAAGATTTTACAAGAGCAAAACAGTAATATCAACAGTCTTGAAAAATCAATAAAAAATCAGGATAAGCAATTATCGGAGCTGGATAAACTGCAAAAGCTCGGAAAAGAAAAAACAAATTTAGATTTTAAAGATCAGAAAAAAGTACAGGATTTTATCAATCGTCAAAAACAACAGGACGAAATGATGAAAGAGTTTTCTAAAAAGATGCAGGAGAATCTGGAACAATTCAACCCGGAAAAGAAAGATGATTTCAAAGAAGAGTTGATGCGCCGATTGGATAAAAATGAAAAAGAAATCGAAAAAAATGAAAAGCTTTTAAAAGAGTTAGAAGAGCTGACAAACAAATTAAAAGAAGACGAATTATTTGATAAAGTTGATAAGCTAAAGCAAAGTACTAAAGACCAATCGAAAAATTTAGAACAATTAGTTGAGCTGACGAAGCGTTTTTATGTTGAGAAAAAAGCTGAACAATTGGCTAACAAACTGGATAAGTTAGGTGATAAACAAGATAAACTTTCAGATAGTAACGACAATAATAAAAAAGATCAGGATAAAATCAATGAAGAGTTTTCTAAGTTACAGGAAGATTTACGGGAACTTGAAAAACAAAATAAGGATTTAAAAGATCCGATGGATATTCCTTCTGATAAAAAAGAAGAGCAGGGAATAAAAGAAGATATGAAAAATGCTTCTGATGAATTACAAAAACAGAATCAGTCAAAAGCAAAACCGAAACAAAAGTCAGCTTCTCAGAAAATGAAAAAGATGGCGCAAAAAATGCAGTCTTCAATGGAATCCGGTGAAATGGATCAGTTGGAAGAAGATGCTAAAATGTTGCGTCAGATTTTAGATAATTTATTAGCCTTTTCTTTTTCTCAGGAAAGCTTGATGAAAAATTTTAAATCATCAGGTGATCGCAGTTTAGGTTTTAATAAGCTATTAAAAAAACAACAGGATTTGAAGTTACAGTTCAAACATGTAGATGACAGTCTCTTTGCGATGTCGCTGCGTAATCCTAAAATCACTGAAATGATAACAAGTGAAGTAGGTAATGTTCATTACAACATTGATAAATCACTAACTAATTTTACGGATAATAATATCGGAAGAGGCGTTTCACATCAGCAATATACAATTACTTCTTCTAACAAACTGGCCGATTTTCTGAGTGATATTATGAATCAGATGCAAATGGAAATGCAGATGCAAATGTCCGGACAAGGAAAAGGAAAACCAAAACCGGGTAGTAGTGGTAGCGGAATGCAATTACCGGATATCATTAAAAAACAGGAAGGCCTAAGTGAAAAAATGAAAGAGGGAATGAAGAAAGGCGATAAACCCGGATCTGGTAAACCGGATAAAGGTGGAAAAGACGGCAAAGGAAATAAAGACGGTAAAGAAGGAAACGATGGTGAGGGTAATGATGAAGAAGGTGACGCCGGAAA contains:
- a CDS encoding SPFH domain-containing protein, yielding MFSYVIIFIIVFLFLASFFTVKQQSSAIVERFGKFNSIRHSGLQLKIPVIDRIAGKVNLRIQQLDVIIETKTKDNVFVKMKVSVQFKVIQEKVYDAFYKLEYPHDQITSYVFDVVRAEVPKLKLDDVFERKDDIAIAVKRELNEAMTTYGYDIINTLITDIDPDIQVKNAMNRINAADREKTAAEYEAEASRIRIVAKAKAEAESKRLQGQGIADQRREIARGLVESVDVLNKVGINSQEASALIVVTQHYDTLQAIGSDTNSNLILLPNSPQAGSDMLNNMVASFTASNQVGEAMKKAQGKKKSHDDFQRPDHFDTTALPETE
- the gltX gene encoding glutamate--tRNA ligase; protein product: MSKPVRVRFAPSPTGPLHIGGVRTALFNYLFAKKNGGTFYLRIEDTDQNRFVPGAEAYIMEALEWLGIAPDETIGKNEKFGPYRQSERKPLYKEYADLLLNNGWAYYAFDTAESLDALRKSAEEQGKTFIYNHTVRQQLDNSLTHSAEKVAERINNGEEYVIRFKTPVDETLHLNDMIRGDIKFETNLLDDKVLFKSDGMPTYHLANIVDDHLMETSHVIRGEEWLPSLPLHELLYKAFGWEAPKFAHLPLILKPVGNGKLSKRDGDKLGFPVFPLDWIDPVTQEKSSGYREKGFFPEAVVNFLALLGWNDGTDQELFTLDELVAKFDLNRVHKAGAKFDPEKNKWFNHHYLVKQSDASLAEKFDIILKEKEINKERPYVEKVVSLVKERATFVTDLYELSDYFFTAPVTYDEKASKNWKEDTGSIMQELISVLENIGDFTSANIETIVKDWMTKNEIGMGKVMQPFRLSLVGALKGPHLFDIVEMIGKEETINRLQKAISTL
- a CDS encoding DUF4175 family protein: METRELIFLKLENFIKKFYTNELLKGIILFIGFGLLYFIVTLLVEHFLWLSPKGRTVLFWLFILVEVFFLLRFILFPLFKLFKLQKGIDYSQASLIIGNHFTEVNDKLTNFLQLYSQSDKSELLLASIEQKATSLNPVPFGNAINFKKNVKYLPYAIIPLLCLIFFMVSGNSNLITESLDRVVHYKKEFTPPAPFSFQILNKDLKAEQGQDFLLQVKTNGSVIPENAMISVGNETYYLETVKPGVFKYQFQKLNKNTEFKLVANEVVSNTYQLNVVAVPTIANFEMILNYPAYLGKKSELIQGSGNAIVPEGTTITWKVNALATSKVEWKDALGSNMFTKNENLFNLSKKILQNTEYQILTSNEKVTDHEKLQYQITTVKDQFPTISVQSAPDTLKLKKNMVIGQVSDDYGLTKLYVVYYPKAKPTQISKGAIPVKRETFDQFVYTFPNGLNIEPGVDYDYYFEIFDNDAIHNFKSSKSTVFSHRELTADEKEDKILQEQNSNINSLEKSIKNQDKQLSELDKLQKLGKEKTNLDFKDQKKVQDFINRQKQQDEMMKEFSKKMQENLEQFNPEKKDDFKEELMRRLDKNEKEIEKNEKLLKELEELTNKLKEDELFDKVDKLKQSTKDQSKNLEQLVELTKRFYVEKKAEQLANKLDKLGDKQDKLSDSNDNNKKDQDKINEEFSKLQEDLRELEKQNKDLKDPMDIPSDKKEEQGIKEDMKNASDELQKQNQSKAKPKQKSASQKMKKMAQKMQSSMESGEMDQLEEDAKMLRQILDNLLAFSFSQESLMKNFKSSGDRSLGFNKLLKKQQDLKLQFKHVDDSLFAMSLRNPKITEMITSEVGNVHYNIDKSLTNFTDNNIGRGVSHQQYTITSSNKLADFLSDIMNQMQMEMQMQMSGQGKGKPKPGSSGSGMQLPDIIKKQEGLSEKMKEGMKKGDKPGSGKPDKGGKDGKGNKDGKEGNDGEGNDEEGDAGKVLEIYKEQQRLREALQKALEKEGMGGNGQNALQQMKDIEKQLLNKGFKNETLQKMLNLKHELLKLDNAIQQQGEENKRQSQTNKKDFNGSGNQLPAALKEYLNSVEILNRQSLPLRPNFNQKVQNYFKKND